Below is a genomic region from Rana temporaria chromosome 3, aRanTem1.1, whole genome shotgun sequence.
gatctgctgcgcctactacgcagactcacgccctttatcccgaaagaggacattgcagtcgtggtgggaacaatcatcaattccagactcgactacgcaaatgccctctatctaggactccccaaataccaaatcactcgtctgcaagtcgttcaaaatacggccgctcgactagtgtctgggaaaaaaacatgggaatcaatctcaccttcactgagatcccttcattggttgccagtaaaagacagaatcactttcaaggcactctgcctaatacataagtgtattcaaggcaacgcccccaaatatctatgcgaaaaaataaaagcccataaccccaatcgcattctgcgatccaccaatcaaaacctactcaagatacccaaagccagataaaagtccaaaggagatcaaagatttgcagtccaaggacctcgcctgtggaatgcactaccaaccaccatccgactggagtcggaccacttgaccttcaggagaaagattaacaCCCATCTCTTCTGAGTTCAAGGGGtcccttacccatgaaatggatacagcgcccagaggcgattcagttcgcatgtgttgcgctttacaagtttctcactcactcactcactcactcagagacatagacacacaggagaggagaggggtgagaggctgcagagacatagacacacagtagaggagaggggtgagaggctgcagagacatagacacacaggagaggagaggggtgagaggctgcagagacatagACATACAgtagaggagaggggtgagaggctgcagagacatagacacacaggagaggagaggggtgagaggctgcagagacagacacacaggataggagaggggtgagaggctgcagagacatagacacacaggagaggagaggggtgagaggctACAGAGACATAGACACACAGGAGAGGCGAGGGGTGAGAGGCTGAAGAGACatagacacacaggagaggagaggggtgagagactgtagagacatagacacacaggagaggagaggggtgagaggctgaagagacatagacacacaggagaggagaggggtgagaggctgcagagagatagacacacaggagaggagaggggtgagaggctgAAGAGACATAGACAcataggagaggagaggggtgagaggctgcagagacatagacacacaggagaggagaggggtgagaggctgcagagacatagacacacagtagaggagaggggtgagaggctgcagagacacagacacacaggagaggagaggggtgagaggctgcagagacatagacacacagtagaggagaggggtgagaggctgcagagacatagatacacaggagaggagaggggtgagaggctgcagagacatagacacacaggagaggagaggggtgaaaGGCTGCAGAGACATAGACACATAGAAGAGGGGTGAGCGACTGCAGAGACATAGACACACAAGAaaggagaggggtgagaggctgcagagacatagacacacaggagaggagaggggtgagaggctgcagagacatagacacacaagaaaggagaggggtgagaggctgcagagacatagacacacaggagaggagagtagtgagaggctgcagagacatagacacacaggagaggagaggggtgagagactGTAGAAACatagacacacaggagaggagagagaggctgcagagacaaaTACACACAGAAGAGAAGAGGGGTGAGAGGCTTCAGAGACATAGACACACAGGAGAGGGGTGGGATGCTGCAGAGACatagacacacaggagaggagatGGGGTGAAAGATCTAAGATTTCCGCGCCTTAGTTGTGAATTTTAAGGATGATTTTCTCCACAATGCCCATAATTACAGAAGTGAATGAGAGTTTGTTTAATCAGAACATAAATAGAACATAAATAGAACGTAAATATTTTAGTGTGCCTAGTCTGGGCGCTCCTCTCTTACCTTTAAAAATGTGATCCACTTGTGGTGATTTCAGATACAGCCACTCCAAGAAGCAGTGTTCTTTCAAGGACAAGTTATGGTGTCCTTCGGTAACGTCCCATTGTAGAATATCACCGTACACTTGGCTCTCACGTTTGGTCATTTTCATATGTTCTTCCGCATCCGTCTTTCCCAACAAGAATATCGGTTTAATTCTGTATCCgttgatctctctctctttagccCAAGTCTTCCGCAGCACTGATCTCCTTGCCCCAGTACCGGGTTGGGATTTCACCACcaggatcagcagttttttttcgTTGGTTGCTCCTTGTTCCTCTTGGGTTGGCTCCCGGATGAGTGTGCAATTGTCACTTTGTCGTTGGGGGAACTCCGCCTCAAACCCACTGGACAGGGTTACTGATTGTCTCATTATAGGCATCGTTCGGGGGATGTCTCTGGTATTCATGAACCATCTCGCCATCAGAAAAGTCACGATGGAGAACAAGGAGGCGCGTATGAGGATTCCTTTACGTTTCATTGTGCCCTGGATAGAGACAGCAAGAATTTTTTataccatcatttaaaaaaaaaaacaacacaaatttgctttatttatttattttgcttattGAACTGGCTTTTTATGTGactgctttctaaaaaaaaaaaaaaagacaattaaaaTACTGTGCTCACCTTTTGTTTGGAggcacctggaatgtatttagatGATTGAATTCCCGTCTATTCGTAAAATAGACAAGTAAATGAAAAATCTTCTTGCACCCTGTGGAAGGGAGTTCCCTAGTCATTactcctctgaggccccgtacacaccatagaatttcacgattccagcagataaaaatttgtagacatgtctacaaatctatccgcttcaatcgatcccaacggattgatccgctggtttgtacagactcaccggatcaatccgtccgaagggatcccccgcatgcgtcgtaatgattcgacgcatgcgtggaattccttatatgacagcgtcgcgctcgtcaccgcgtcatcatcgcggcgacggtgcgacacgtcatcgcgaggggatttcggcgcggattttgatcctatggtgagtacactccatcggatccaaatccgctgaaatcctcgtgtgtactaggcctcacagTAAAGAACCTCTTACGCAGTACCAATcactcactggcccggattcagagagcaattgcgcctgcgtaaccatagttacacagcgcaattgctgacttgctccggcgttacgaatgctcctgattcaggaacatcgtaacgccgactgcagcctaaaatctgcgcggcataaggctcttatgccacgcagattttaggctgcattcttgcgatgaccgctagggggcgctcccattgtgctcagtgta
It encodes:
- the LOC120933672 gene encoding beta-1,3-galactosyltransferase 5-like isoform X2, whose translation is MSGTMKRKGILIRASLFSIVTFLMARWFMNTRDIPRTMPIMRQSVTLSSGFEAEFPQRQSDNCTLIREPTQEEQGATNEKKLLILVVKSQPGTGARRSVLRKTWAKEREINGYRIKPIFLLGKTDAEEHMKMTKRESQVYGDILQWDVTEGHHNLSLKEHCFLEWLYLKSPQVDHIFKVDDDEFVNPDVIVQYITEYGSPDTVHGFHYHRPPVMRQTKYSITKTLYPQEHYPGFVSRGGFLFPGASVSGLYNASLLLPVFPLDDVYFGFLSAAANLTFRHDRRFYVRGLKYDMCKYKEALVVHGIKAKFMMLIWQDVQNSECRSHAKLTDRRTDEGLQQTGKKLIAQFMD
- the LOC120933672 gene encoding beta-1,3-galactosyltransferase 5-like isoform X3; its protein translation is MKRKGILIRASLFSIVTFLMARWFMNTRDIPRTMPIMRQSVTLSSGFEAEFPQRQSDNCTLIREPTQEEQGATNEKKLLILVVKSQPGTGARRSVLRKTWAKEREINGYRIKPIFLLGKTDAEEHMKMTKRESQVYGDILQWDVTEGHHNLSLKEHCFLEWLYLKSPQVDHIFKVDDDEFVNPDVIVQYITEYGSPDTVHGFHYHRPPVMRQTKYSITKTLYPQEHYPGFVSRGGFLFPGASVSGLYNASLLLPVFPLDDVYFGFLSAAANLTFRHDRRFYVRGLKYDMCKYKEALVVHGIKAKFMMLIWQDVQNSECRSHAKLTDRRTDEGLQQTGKKLIAQFMD